The Anabaena sp. PCC 7108 region TTAAAAAAAATCTCAATAAATTAGTAGTAAATTTAGAAGCTGTCGATAGACTTATTCCTTACAGAGTAAGACTTTGATACATTTTATTTGTGTTTATTTGTGAATTATGTTTTACAGTAGAAGTCATAGAACTTGATGTTATAAATTATCTATGACTTACGATAACCGTGCCGAAGTGCGAAAAGTTTTAATTATTACCCTATTACTTAATTTATTTGTAATGGGATTAAAAGCATTTGTGGGGTACTCAACAGGTTCTCTGAGTTTGTTAGCTGATGCATTGCATAGTGTGACGGATAGTGCCAACAATGTTTTAGGATTGTTTGCTAGTAAGTTTTCTTCCCCATATCCAGATCGAGAACATCCCTATGGACACCACAAATTTGAAGCGGTAGGAGCCTTGGGAATTTCGGCCTTCTTAGGAATAGCCTGTTTTGAGATTATCCAAGGAGCAGTGGAGAGAATTCTTAAAGGTAGTGAACCTGTAACAATAACAGCAGCTGAACTATGGCTATTACTGATTGTCTTAGGTGTGAATATTTTTGTCACCTTTTATGAACGTGGTGTAGGTAAGCGGATAGGTAGCCCAATTTTGATTGCTGATGCTACACATACAATGAGTGATGTTTGGGTGACGATTGCTGTACTTGGTGGTTTGATTGGTATTTGGTGGTTAAATTTTCAATGGCTAGATGTAGTCTTAGCCTTTCCTGTGGCTTTATTGGTATTTTGGAGTGGATGGTCGGTTTTAAAAGAGAATTTACCTTCTTTAGTCGATGAAATGGCGATCGCTCCCGAAGCTATCCATGCGATCGCTGTTGCTGTTCCTGGAGTGGTTAACTGTCATGATATCGCCTCCCGTGGCGTTCTTGGCCGCCAAGTTTTTATGGAAATGCATTTAATAGTAGATGCACCAGATGTAGAAACTGCTCACCGTATTACCGAAGAAGTCGAAAGCCAATTAGAAGCACGCTTTAGTCCAGTTAGGATTTTAATTCATGTTGAACCGCCAGCATACAAGTCTGAAAACATTAGCTTTGAACCGGGAGTAAAATAGTCTTGGTAAACGATCTCAACTTGTAAACCAGTCTTTAAAGAAAACCGTGTGATTTACTGAGTACAAATTGATTCAACTTGACTAAATTAGCGATAATTGCGACTAATTCACTTGGATCAACAGGTTTAGCTACATGATTTTGAAAGCCAGCTTCTAAGGCACAGATACGATCTTCACTATCTGTATAAGCAGTAAGAGCAATAGCAGGAACTCGTCCTCCTTGATTTACTTTGAGCGATCGCACCTTACGAATGAAGGTATAACCATCTTCTTCAGGCATAGCAATATCGCAGATTAACGCATCAGGTTGGAAATTAGGTAGTATTTCTCTAGCAGAGGCAGCTGATGGAACTGCTTGAACACTGGCTCCATCAGCTTCTAAAACCGTAGTTATGTAAAAACGGCTATCCTCATCATCATCAACGACAAGAATGCGTAAGCCAGCCAAGGGGAGATTAGCTTGCATAATATCTCCATTAGTGTTGGGAATTGAAATAAGAATCTTAAATCAGCTTCTTGTTCTATCCTCAGTCACCACACACTAAGAGTAATTTTACTGCGATCGCTGCTCATTTAGCTAAAATAAAAGCCCAAACTGTACGCTTCAGTGTAGGTAGTTTACTCCCACTCAATAGTTCCAGGTGGCTTAGAAGTGATATCATAAACCACGCGGTTTACCCCTTTGACCTCGTTGACAATGCGGGTAGAAATGGCTTCTAAGACCTCATAAGGTACACGGGCCCAATCTGCCGTCATCCCATCTTCACTAGTGACAATCCGTAAAACAATCGGGTAAGCATAGGTACGTTTATCACCCATGACACCTACACTCCGAATCGGTAGTAATACAGCGAATGCTTGCCAAACTTCATGATACAAGCCGCGCTGGTTAATTTCTTGGCGGACAATTAAATCGGCATCGCGTAAAATATTTAACCTATCGGCGGTGACTTCACCTAAAATGCGAATTGCTAAACCAGGACCTGGGAAAGGTTGCCTTTGGACAATTTCTTCTGGTAAACCAATAGAACGACCAACTTTGCGGACTTCATCTTTAAAAAGTTTCCGCAACGGTTCCACCAGTTTAAATCTTAAGTCTTTGGGTAAACCACCAACATTGTGATGACTCTTGATTTTGACTGCTACCCGTTCACCTGTTTTCGGATCAACGTTGGTATCAGCAGATTCAATTACATCTGGATACAATGTACCTTGAGCTAAATAGTCAAAATGGCCAAGGTCTTTGGATGTTTCTTCAAAGACGCGGATAAATTCATGTCCTATGCGACGGCGTTTTTCTTCAGGGTCTGTGACACCAGCAATAGAAGCAATAAAGCGATCCCGTGCATTCACATATTTTACGGGAATGTGAAACTGTTCTTGGAACAACTTCAGCAATCGTTCTGGCTCTAACTTCCGCATAAAGCCTTGATCAATAAACACACAAGTTAGCTGTTCACCAATGGCTTTATACAGCAAAAATGCCAGAGTTGAAGAATCTACTCCCCCTGAAAGCGCCAACAGCACCCGCTTTTCACCGACTCTAGCGCGAATTTCCCGAATTGACTCTTCTACAAAAGCTGCTGTTGTCCAGGTGGGTTCGCAGTCGCAAATGTGATAAACAAAGTTACGAATTAATGCTATGCCACCAAGGGAATGTACGACTTCAGGATGGAACTGTACACCGTAAAGTTTCTTGTCGTGGTCAGCAATAGCTGCACAAGGAGTATTTTCTGTATGTGCTAGTAATTCAAATCCCGGTGGCATTTTTGTGACTGAGTCGCCATGACTCATCCACATTGTGGTGCCATCTTCAACATTAGTCAACAAGTCTGTAGGGTCATCTATATATAATGATGCTTTCCCGTATTCACCTCGTTCAGCTTTGGTTACTTCCCCACCTAGTTGACTGACCATCAATTGCATCCCATAGCATACGCCTAAAATGGGGATTCCCAAATTCCAGATTTCTGGGTCACAATGGGGAGCATGATCACTATATACTGAATTCGGACCTCCAGAGAAGATAATCCCTTTCGGATTGAGTTGGCGTAAATGTTCAGCTGTAGTGCGATAGGAAAGGACTTCAGAATATACTTGAGTCTCGCGGATACGACGAGCTATTAGTTCAGAATATTGAGAACCAAAGTCTAAAATTACAACAATTTGGCGATCAAGCTTTCTCAAATTTGACTGTGTTTGAGATGCTGGTTCGGTTGGTAGAGTCACCGCTGTATTCATGATGGCGAGAGTGTGTCTTTTAAGGATAAATCTGTCTAATTGAAGATGATCATCACTATTTCCAGCTTTTTTAGGCTAGTAATAGTCGAAAAAACCTAATATATAGACGCGACTGCTGCCGCGTCTGTTTAACCGATTAATTTGACTGGTGATTAAAAGCAAGAAATCACTCGAGAGTAGGTACTCAAAAAATTATTTATTTGGTTTGTTTATGTTAATTCATAATAAGTTAGCATAATTTTCCTACTAACATACAACCAGTTTTACTCTTGACGATAATTTGGCGATCGCGGTCAAAAAGAACTGAACCACAGACTGTGGTATTTATCCCCCTATCGCTGTGACTGTGAATATATTCTTGGCAACGAGTATCAATGGTTTCCGCAATGGCGCTATAAACTTGATTAACCCAATTACTACCAGTATTTTGGTCAAGCGATCGCAGATGTTTTAATGCTGCTTCCGCAGTAGGGCTATGAAACACTGTCTCTATATCTGGAGACTGTAAACCCAAAATGGCACAGTGTGCTGCTAAAATTTCCCGTCGGCCATCAGCTAAATGATGATGGGTGTGAAAAATTCCCCCTGCGAGTTTCATCAGTTTACCGTGATAGCCAAATAATAAAATTTCTTTGACTCCTAGCAAATCAGCTTCTACTAACATCGGTCCAATCCAGTTAGCCGTTTTTACCAATTGTTCCGAATTTATCCCTAGTTTTCGCGCTAAATCTAAGCCGTTTTCGCCAATACAGAAGACTAAATTCTCAAAGCGACTGGCTTTATCTTGTAACTCCGCACGAAAAGCTGTGAGTTGATCTGGTGTACTCAAAGGTTGAGAAATGCCCGTTGTTCCTAATAAGGAAAGTCCTTCAACTACACCAAAAGCAGCATTAGAAGTTCTCAAAGCCAGCGATCGCCCTTCTGGTAAAATAATCGTGACGGTGATTTTTTCCCCTAGGGTGAGCAACCGCTGCAAATTCTCTGTTAACAACCTTTGAGCATAACCATAAATTGCGGCTTTCCCTTCACCATTGAATTGCTTACCAATTCCCTCACCACCCTTAATCACAACTGATTCCCCATCTCTGTGATCCCAT contains the following coding sequences:
- a CDS encoding cation diffusion facilitator family transporter encodes the protein MTYDNRAEVRKVLIITLLLNLFVMGLKAFVGYSTGSLSLLADALHSVTDSANNVLGLFASKFSSPYPDREHPYGHHKFEAVGALGISAFLGIACFEIIQGAVERILKGSEPVTITAAELWLLLIVLGVNIFVTFYERGVGKRIGSPILIADATHTMSDVWVTIAVLGGLIGIWWLNFQWLDVVLAFPVALLVFWSGWSVLKENLPSLVDEMAIAPEAIHAIAVAVPGVVNCHDIASRGVLGRQVFMEMHLIVDAPDVETAHRITEEVESQLEARFSPVRILIHVEPPAYKSENISFEPGVK
- a CDS encoding response regulator gives rise to the protein MQANLPLAGLRILVVDDDEDSRFYITTVLEADGASVQAVPSAASAREILPNFQPDALICDIAMPEEDGYTFIRKVRSLKVNQGGRVPAIALTAYTDSEDRICALEAGFQNHVAKPVDPSELVAIIANLVKLNQFVLSKSHGFL
- the guaA gene encoding glutamine-hydrolyzing GMP synthase translates to MNTAVTLPTEPASQTQSNLRKLDRQIVVILDFGSQYSELIARRIRETQVYSEVLSYRTTAEHLRQLNPKGIIFSGGPNSVYSDHAPHCDPEIWNLGIPILGVCYGMQLMVSQLGGEVTKAERGEYGKASLYIDDPTDLLTNVEDGTTMWMSHGDSVTKMPPGFELLAHTENTPCAAIADHDKKLYGVQFHPEVVHSLGGIALIRNFVYHICDCEPTWTTAAFVEESIREIRARVGEKRVLLALSGGVDSSTLAFLLYKAIGEQLTCVFIDQGFMRKLEPERLLKLFQEQFHIPVKYVNARDRFIASIAGVTDPEEKRRRIGHEFIRVFEETSKDLGHFDYLAQGTLYPDVIESADTNVDPKTGERVAVKIKSHHNVGGLPKDLRFKLVEPLRKLFKDEVRKVGRSIGLPEEIVQRQPFPGPGLAIRILGEVTADRLNILRDADLIVRQEINQRGLYHEVWQAFAVLLPIRSVGVMGDKRTYAYPIVLRIVTSEDGMTADWARVPYEVLEAISTRIVNEVKGVNRVVYDITSKPPGTIEWE
- the cbiD gene encoding cobalt-precorrin-5B (C(1))-methyltransferase CbiD — protein: MSLSGYTLPVFACAAAVAALHWLRHGQPLSVTSVDLIEPDVIAEIPIEQVAGLSENSALAITRSAPGDNLDLTKNTPIWALVQWDHRDGESVVIKGGEGIGKQFNGEGKAAIYGYAQRLLTENLQRLLTLGEKITVTIILPEGRSLALRTSNAAFGVVEGLSLLGTTGISQPLSTPDQLTAFRAELQDKASRFENLVFCIGENGLDLARKLGINSEQLVKTANWIGPMLVEADLLGVKEILLFGYHGKLMKLAGGIFHTHHHLADGRREILAAHCAILGLQSPDIETVFHSPTAEAALKHLRSLDQNTGSNWVNQVYSAIAETIDTRCQEYIHSHSDRGINTTVCGSVLFDRDRQIIVKSKTGCMLVGKLC